Proteins encoded in a region of the Sterolibacterium denitrificans genome:
- the rssA gene encoding patatin-like phospholipase RssA, with the protein MTNKSQVRSGRRRRKLGIALGGGSARGWAHIGVLRALEELGVRPDLVCGTSIGALVGAAYAVGELDRLEDWVRGMGVGDVLRFLDFRLSAGLLKGERLTQYLRDNFSDLPIEDMPMPFAAVATALSTGAEIWLREGSTMDAVRASIALPGIFTPIMSEGRVLVDGGLVNPVPVSLARAMGADVVIAVDLNSDVLGRYLNVNGPAADEADEIQDAMAATMATEAIEDEPSDNDDAGFVRRLKSGLDNLLAERAASKSEMPSMFSVLASSLNIMQVRISRSRMAGDPPDALITPRLGHMSLYDFHRGAEAIEEGRRAAIAALPQFVPLGLTHQPAD; encoded by the coding sequence ATGACGAACAAATCGCAAGTCCGCTCCGGCAGACGTCGGCGCAAGCTGGGCATTGCCCTGGGCGGTGGCTCGGCGCGCGGCTGGGCGCATATCGGCGTCCTGCGGGCGCTGGAAGAATTGGGCGTGCGCCCCGATCTGGTCTGCGGCACGTCGATCGGCGCACTGGTGGGTGCTGCCTATGCGGTGGGCGAACTCGATCGCCTGGAAGACTGGGTGCGCGGCATGGGCGTGGGCGATGTCCTGCGCTTCCTGGATTTTCGTCTGTCGGCGGGGTTGCTCAAGGGCGAGCGCCTGACGCAATACTTGCGCGACAACTTCAGCGACCTGCCGATCGAAGACATGCCCATGCCGTTTGCCGCGGTGGCGACGGCCTTGTCGACGGGTGCGGAAATCTGGCTGCGTGAAGGCTCGACCATGGATGCGGTGCGCGCCTCGATTGCCTTGCCGGGCATCTTCACGCCGATCATGAGCGAAGGCCGGGTGCTGGTGGATGGCGGGTTGGTGAATCCCGTGCCGGTATCGCTGGCGCGCGCGATGGGGGCCGACGTGGTGATTGCCGTGGATCTCAACAGCGATGTGCTGGGCCGCTATCTGAATGTGAATGGACCAGCGGCGGATGAAGCCGATGAAATACAGGATGCGATGGCGGCAACGATGGCAACCGAGGCAATCGAGGATGAGCCATCCGACAACGACGATGCGGGCTTTGTCCGGCGGCTGAAGTCCGGCCTGGACAATCTATTGGCGGAGCGTGCCGCCAGCAAGTCCGAAATGCCATCGATGTTCAGCGTGCTGGCTTCCAGCCTGAACATCATGCAGGTGCGCATTTCGCGCAGCCGCATGGCCGGCGATCCGCCGGACGCCTTGATCACTCCCCGGCTTGGCCATATGTCGCTGTACGATTTTCATCGTGGCGCGGAAGCCATCGAAGAAGGCCGTCGCGCGGCCATTGCGGCCCTGCCCCAATTCGTACCGCTGGGTCTGACGCATCAACCGGCAGACTGA
- a CDS encoding DUF1329 domain-containing protein: MEFKYLKIAVSVAAMLGAAGTVHAKATPEELARLGKDLTCMGAEKAGSASGVAEFTGKWLGPGPGMTTEIGKHPIDPYANEKPLFTITAQNLAQYADKLSPGQQAMFKKYPNTYKMHVYPSHRDFRMEDSVCTTVAKNGATTELGANGKTLNNYGMGVIPFPFPKSGLEAVWNGMFPTIVNVEFRDEDAAVVYPNGNITWGQQQMWQYCRRNDPALRGKPHEGISAHTRLLTLMPLRDKGSVVKTMDNFTMEEGARLAWQYIPAVRRVRQAPGFGFDSPIPSTSNTVTVDEVRMYNGSAERYNWKLVGKKEMYIPYNNFKLEGKAAGENKYANLLKPGHENPDFVRWELHRVHVLEGKLKEGYRHLYPTRVLYADEDTWLYVMSDIYDAQGNLWRYNWINNFYAPGPKVFAQGSAFYHDLISGTYTAFDLLQGKDKHLVIDQPGAEYAKVEFYSTDNMKVSGY, encoded by the coding sequence ATGGAATTCAAGTATCTGAAAATCGCAGTTTCCGTAGCCGCCATGCTGGGTGCCGCCGGTACCGTCCATGCCAAGGCAACGCCGGAAGAGCTCGCCCGGCTGGGCAAGGACCTGACCTGCATGGGTGCCGAAAAAGCTGGCTCGGCCAGCGGCGTGGCTGAATTCACCGGCAAGTGGCTCGGCCCGGGCCCCGGCATGACCACCGAAATCGGCAAGCATCCGATCGACCCGTATGCCAACGAGAAGCCGCTGTTCACCATCACCGCGCAGAACCTGGCGCAATACGCCGACAAGCTCTCGCCCGGCCAGCAGGCGATGTTCAAGAAGTACCCGAACACCTACAAGATGCACGTCTATCCCTCGCATCGCGATTTCCGCATGGAGGATTCAGTCTGCACCACGGTTGCCAAGAACGGCGCCACGACCGAGCTTGGCGCCAATGGCAAGACGCTCAACAATTACGGCATGGGCGTGATTCCCTTCCCCTTCCCGAAATCCGGGCTTGAGGCGGTGTGGAACGGCATGTTCCCGACCATCGTCAACGTCGAGTTCCGCGACGAGGATGCCGCCGTGGTCTATCCGAACGGCAACATCACCTGGGGCCAGCAGCAGATGTGGCAGTACTGCCGCCGCAACGACCCCGCGCTGCGCGGCAAGCCGCATGAGGGCATCTCGGCGCATACGCGTCTCCTCACCCTGATGCCGCTGCGCGACAAGGGCTCCGTCGTCAAGACCATGGACAACTTCACCATGGAAGAAGGCGCCCGTCTGGCCTGGCAGTACATCCCGGCGGTGCGTCGCGTGCGTCAGGCGCCGGGCTTCGGCTTCGACAGCCCGATTCCTTCGACCTCCAACACCGTGACCGTCGATGAAGTGCGCATGTACAACGGTTCGGCCGAGCGTTACAACTGGAAGCTGGTGGGCAAGAAGGAGATGTACATCCCATACAACAACTTCAAGCTCGAAGGCAAGGCGGCGGGTGAGAACAAGTACGCCAACCTGCTCAAGCCCGGCCATGAGAATCCCGACTTCGTGCGCTGGGAACTGCATCGCGTGCATGTGCTGGAAGGCAAGCTGAAGGAAGGCTACCGCCACCTCTATCCGACCCGCGTGCTGTATGCCGACGAGGACACCTGGCTGTACGTGATGTCCGACATCTACGATGCCCAGGGCAATCTGTGGCGCTACAACTGGATCAACAACTTCTACGCCCCCGGCCCGAAGGTGTTCGCCCAGGGCAGCGCCTTCTACCACGATCTGATTTCCGGCACCTACACGGCCTTCGATCTGCTGCAGGGCAAGGACAAGCATCTGGTCATCGACCAGCCGGGCGCCGAGTACGCCAAGGTCGAGTTCTACTCGACCGACAACATGAAGGTCAGCGGTTACTGA